One Rouxiella sp. S1S-2 genomic window, TGCTGTAAAAATGCCTGATGCATGTCGTCGAGATGGTCAAAGGCTACCGCCGGTGCTTTAAGCAGCGCAGAGCGGGTAACGCCATTGGGGAAATAACGCTCGGCAAAGCCTTTTGAGGCCACAAACAGATAATCAAGTGCACCGAGCTGGTCCACAAGGCAGCTTGGCAAAGGCTGCGGCTGAATACTGACGGCCCCCACCACTTCGCCACGGCGCAAACGTTCCTGAGTACGGGTTTCGTCCTCGACCTGCATGTTCAGACGAATAGGGGAGTCAACCAGCACCGATTTCAGCGCCGGTAGAAGCCAGGTTGCCAGACTGTCGGCGTTCACCGCCAGAGAGAGCAGCAGCGGGGTGTCATTGCTGTCGTTGATGTTATCACCGCCCAGCCACTCTTCTTCAAGCAGTTCCACCTGATGCAGCAGCGCCAGCAGCTTTTGGCCCTGTTCGGTTGGACGAGGAGGAACAGTACGCACCAGCAGCGGCTGTCCGAATAAATTTTCCAACTGTTTAATTCGTTGAGAAACGGCGGATTGGGTAATACACAGCTTTTGTGCCGCACGTTCAAAGCCGCGCTCACGGATCACAGCGTCCAGCGCTTGCAACGTTCTATAGTCTGGGCGTTTCATCGAAAATCTATTCCTTGCTCGTCTGGAATTAAAACCTATTCAGACACTATGCCACAGTTCATTCAAATTTGTGGCGCACAAAATCTTCCGCTTTTTGGGCATAAGTGTACTCCCCAATTGCTCAGACCATGCTTTATACTGATCACCACTTCAAGGCAGATTGTCTACTGAAAGAGAAAAATGACCATGACTCAGGATGAACTGAAAAAAGCGGTGGGTTGGGCAGCGTTGGAATATGTCACACCAGGCACGATTGTTGGCGTAGGCACCGGTTCAACGGCGGCGCATTTTATTGATGCGCTCGGTTCGATTAAACACCAGATTGAAGGCGCGGTGTCCAGCTCTGACGCGTCAACGGCCAAGCTTAAAAGCCTCGGCATTCACGTGTTTGATAGCAACGAAGTTGACGAACTCGACATCTACGTCGACGGTGCGGATGAAATCAACGGTCACATGCAGATGATCAAAGGCGGCGGCGCGGCGCTGACCCGTGAAAAAATCATCGCCGCTATCTCCCGCAAGTTTATTTGTATCGTTGATGCCTCCAAGCAGGTCGACGTGCTGGGAAAATTCCCGCTGCCGATTGAGGTTATCCCAATGGCGCGCTCCTATGTAGCACGTGAACTGGTGAAGCTCGGCGGCCTGCCGGAGTATCGCCAGAACGTGGTCACCGACAACGGCAACGTTATTCTGGATGTACACAACCTGAGCATTCTTGACGCCATCGCGCTGGAAAATAAGTTAAACGCCATTGCCGGCGTAGTGACTGTTGGACTGTTTGCCAACCGGGGTGCAGATATCGCGCTGGTGGGTTCGCCAGACGGCGTAAAAGTCATTAAAAAGTAGTGCTGGCGATAAGCTTACGATCTCTTTGGGGTCGTTAGCATAATGTAATGTTATGAAGATGATAATTTACCGCCTGAATCATCTTTTATTTAAAACGGCCAATTTGGTGACTTATGTCACATAAAGACGCCGTTTTGACGTTTGCTTCCACGCTGTTCCAGAATTTGAGTATTAAGTTCTGAAAAATGTAGGACCAGCTAGGGCTTGTGCTATCGGGTAGGCAATCGTTTGTATTGCCCGTAGCAAAAATTTTGTTATGTTGACTGTGAACTGCATAAAGCAGTGACTTCTGAAGTCTGCATTCAGCATGAATAACTTTCGGTATGCGTTACTGCCGGTATGAATAAAACAGTAGGGTCGGGAAATGGCAAAAGTATCACTCGGAAAAGACAAAATTAAGTTTCTGCTGGTTGAAGGTGTCCATCAAAGCGCTATCGACACGCTTCACGCAGCGGGTTATACCAATATCGAGTTTCATAAAGGGGCGCTGGATAGTGAAGCGCTGAAAGAGTCAATCCGTGATGCGCATTTCGTCGGGATCCGATCCCGTACCCAACTGACCGAAGAAGTCTTTGCTGCTGCTGAAAAACTGGTTGCCGTCGGTTGTTTCTGCATTGGTACCAACCAGGTAAGCCTGAATTCTGCGACCAAGCGCGGTATTCCGGTATTTAACGCGCCGTTCTCCAACACCCGATCCGTGGCAGAAATGGTGCTGGGCGAAATGCTGCTGCTGATACGCGGCATTCCGGCTGCTAACGCCAAAGCGCACCGTGGTATCTGGCACAAGCTGGCCGTCGGTTCTTATGAAGCACGAGGAAAACGTCTGGGTATTGTGGGCTATGGCCATATCGGTACGCAGCTGGGTATTCTGGCCGAAGGTCTGGGTATGAAGGTCTACTTCTATGATATCGAAAGCAAACTGCCGCTAGGCAATGCGCAGCAGATCCCAAGTCTGACCGAGCTGCTTAACACCAGCGACGTGGTCACCATGCATGTGCCTGAAACCGCCAACACCAAAGATATGATTGGTGCTGAAGAGTTGGCACAGATGAAGCCTGGCTCGCTGCTGATTAACGCCTCACGCGGAACCGTTATTGATATCCCTGCACTGTGTGACGCGCTGCGCAGCAAGCACCTTTCAGGTGCTGCCATCGACGTATTCCCGGAAGAACCTGCGACCAACAGTGACCCGTTCATTTCGCCGCTGTGTGAGTTTGATAACGTGATCCTGACACCGCACATCGGCGGGTCTACCATGGAAGCGCAAGAAGGTATTGGTTTGGAAGTGGCCGGTAAACTGGCGAAATACTCAGACAACGGTTCTACGCTGTCTGCGGTTAACTTCCCGGAGGCTTCGCTGCCAATGCACAGCGAAAAAGCCAGCCGTTTGCTGCACATCCACGAAAATCGTCCTGGCGTATTGACCAGTATCAACCAGATTTTTGCCGAGCAGGGCATCAACATTGCTGCTCAGTATCTGCAGACCAGTCCAGAAGTGGGTTATGTGGTTATCGACGTTGAAGCCGATATCGAAACCGTTGATAACGCGCTGCAGCTGATGAAAGCCATCCCAGGCACCATTCGCGCGCGCCTGCTTTACTGATTGATTTTTTAGCAATTTTAATTTTTGAATGGCAAAAGGGGCATCGAGAGATGCCCCTTTTCATTAATATCACAGCTGTAAAAAAGTCAGCCGCTATTTACAGCTAGCGTGCATATTTTTGTCACCAATTTCGCGCCAAACTCCCCATGTACCATCGACACCCGGCACATTGCCTACCGTCCACCAACCGTTCATCCATTGTTTCCCCTGATAAGATACTTTTACACAGGGCTTAGGATAGGTTGTTGAGGATATCCATTGAGGGTTGGCTGCGGTTGCCGCAGGTTTTTGCGTAACCTGAGTTTCACTGGTGGCACTTGCACCGTGCGAATCCGTCACTGTGACGTTAAAACGGTAGGTGGTTTGTTTTTCCACGGCGGGGAATGATGCTGTAGCCTGAATGGTTTGAGCATTTTTGAGAGTAATTTGTGGGCCAGAAGATATCTGTCTCCACTGGTACTTCAGGCTGTCGCCGTCAGGGTCGCTGCTGCCCACGGCCGATAAAATGACGCTGCCTGAACCGGTAATTTCTGCTGGCGTGGCTTTTGCAACGGCAGTCGGAGCATGATTCTCTGGCTGATTATCGTCTCCATCATTGCTTTTTTTCTCGATATTGAGAATAAAATCATCAAAATGTACGTCTGATGTTGCCCCCGCTTTTTTCGTTGCCTGCACTTGAACTTCGAGTAGCGTTGCCTGTGCTGGTAGGTCAACTGAGACCGTATTATCCAGCCAACGTTTGTAGAGGCCTTGAGTATTTACCTGCGCCGTTTTAAGCGTCGCCCCCGCTGCATTTTTAGCAATCAAATAGACAGTACCGTAATCACCGTCTCCAAAACCATTGCTCTTGAATTGCAGTTTGGCAACGCTATTGCCCTGACTGACTAAAGACTTGTCCAAGGCGATGCTCTGGCTTATTTGGTCGTGGGTGGCATTATTGGCCGCGCTATTATTGATTCTCGCGGTAAAGAAGTATTTCCCTTTGGCTGGCAGGATACCGTCC contains:
- the serA gene encoding phosphoglycerate dehydrogenase, with product MAKVSLGKDKIKFLLVEGVHQSAIDTLHAAGYTNIEFHKGALDSEALKESIRDAHFVGIRSRTQLTEEVFAAAEKLVAVGCFCIGTNQVSLNSATKRGIPVFNAPFSNTRSVAEMVLGEMLLLIRGIPAANAKAHRGIWHKLAVGSYEARGKRLGIVGYGHIGTQLGILAEGLGMKVYFYDIESKLPLGNAQQIPSLTELLNTSDVVTMHVPETANTKDMIGAEELAQMKPGSLLINASRGTVIDIPALCDALRSKHLSGAAIDVFPEEPATNSDPFISPLCEFDNVILTPHIGGSTMEAQEGIGLEVAGKLAKYSDNGSTLSAVNFPEASLPMHSEKASRLLHIHENRPGVLTSINQIFAEQGINIAAQYLQTSPEVGYVVIDVEADIETVDNALQLMKAIPGTIRARLLY
- the rpiA gene encoding ribose-5-phosphate isomerase RpiA; translated protein: MTQDELKKAVGWAALEYVTPGTIVGVGTGSTAAHFIDALGSIKHQIEGAVSSSDASTAKLKSLGIHVFDSNEVDELDIYVDGADEINGHMQMIKGGGAALTREKIIAAISRKFICIVDASKQVDVLGKFPLPIEVIPMARSYVARELVKLGGLPEYRQNVVTDNGNVILDVHNLSILDAIALENKLNAIAGVVTVGLFANRGADIALVGSPDGVKVIKK
- a CDS encoding LysR family transcriptional regulator ArgP gives rise to the protein MKRPDYRTLQALDAVIRERGFERAAQKLCITQSAVSQRIKQLENLFGQPLLVRTVPPRPTEQGQKLLALLHQVELLEEEWLGGDNINDSNDTPLLLSLAVNADSLATWLLPALKSVLVDSPIRLNMQVEDETRTQERLRRGEVVGAVSIQPQPLPSCLVDQLGALDYLFVASKGFAERYFPNGVTRSALLKAPAVAFDHLDDMHQAFLQQNFDLSPGSVPCHIVNSSEAFVQLARQGTTCCMIPHLQIEKELESGELIDLTPGLFQRRMLFWHRFAPESRMMRKVTDALLAHGRQVLRQD